One window of the Gambusia affinis linkage group LG01, SWU_Gaff_1.0, whole genome shotgun sequence genome contains the following:
- the fkbpl gene encoding FK506-binding protein-like — protein sequence MEPVDLVEMQPDKQEAVDVTSWVSVCPGGLWRVQRIQTHEWTQQISSNTAADTSCLTNHRPKLGSLCRVKVQLKAQTDDSDDPPSAKENEKMAVTAVTDLVPAPILRQQATVLQVPLGDWTTLRLGEGQCDVTEACLEGMRAGEKCEIQLAPIGTGPEASLHQPSYEDLPLIATVELQVFTPGKESWELTPTERWEWVKSHKESGGGRFRSGDLWGATDSYSRALKLLIPLCGLVGEVEDTNCLEETHQLPSSDQLKIKKAELHSNLSLCQLKLNQPQRAKDSAAKATQLEPGASKAWYRLGQACQKLNELDEAKEAFKKLLEIQPDLPAAVKALKEITSREKERNVQLGLRLSKMFS from the exons ATGGAGCCTGTTGACCTTGTAGAAATGCAGCCTGATAAACAAGAAGCTGTTGATGTCACCTCATGGGTCTCTGTGTGTCCTGGAGGACTCTGGAGGGTTCAGCGAATTCAGACGCATGAATGGACTCAGCAAATCTCTTCTAATACAGCAGCTGACACAT CTTGTCTAACTAATCACCGTCCGAAGCTGGGCTCACTGTGTCGGGTAAAAGTGCAGCTCAAAGCTCAGACCGATGACTCCGATGATCCTCcatctgcaaaagaaaatgagaagatGGCAGTCACTGCTGTTACAGATTTAGTGCCAGCTCCAATTCTCCGGCAACAGGCTACTGTGCTGCAGGTGCCCCTGGGTGACTGGACAACACTGAGGCTGGGGGAGGGTCAGTGCGATGTCACAGAGGCATGTTTGGAGGGGATGAGAGCAGGGGAGAAATGCGAG ATACAACTTGCTCCCATTGGAACCGGACCAGAAGCCTCACTTCACCAGCCTTCATATGAAGACCTTCCTCTCATTGCCACTGTGGAGCTCCAAGTGTTCACTCCAGGAAAGGAATCCTGGGAGCTGACCCCCACCGAAAGGTGGGAGTGGGTGAAATCGCACAAGGAGAGTGGTGGCGGTAGGTTCAGGAGCGGGGACTTATGGGGAGCAACAGACAGCTACAGCCGGGCCCTCAAGCTCCTCATCCCCCTTTGTGGCCTCGTTGGAGAGGTGGAAGACACAAACTGTTTGGAAGAAACACATCAGCTCCCTTCATCTGATCAGCTGAAAATCAAGAAAGCTGAGCTTCACTCCAACTTGTCTCTATGCCAGCTGAAATTAAACCAACCACAGCGAGCCAAGGACAGTGCTGCTAAAGCGACTCAGCTTGAACCTGGCGCCTCAAAGGCCTGGTACCGACTGGGCCAGGCGTGCCAGAAGTTGAACGAGCTGGATGAGGCCAAAGAGGCATTTAAGAAACTGCTGGAAATCCAGCCGGACCTGCCTGCTGCTGTGAAGGCGCTCAAAGAGATAACGAGtagagaaaaggagagaaatgtGCAGCTGGGATTGAGACTCAGTAAAATGTTTAGCTAA